The Trueperaceae bacterium genome includes a window with the following:
- a CDS encoding DUF4282 domain-containing protein — protein sequence MDSQSFFSKLFDMSFTQYVTPSIIRIIFVLSIVMAGIAAIGVFTTASTTFGGAGVLLGLLLAVVGFILYVVFARMGLEVVIALFRIAENTRVIADNARRSNGSGD from the coding sequence ATGGATAGTCAGTCGTTCTTCTCCAAGCTCTTCGACATGTCGTTCACGCAGTACGTGACGCCGAGCATCATCCGGATCATCTTCGTGCTCAGCATCGTCATGGCCGGCATCGCGGCCATCGGCGTCTTCACGACGGCCTCCACGACGTTCGGGGGCGCCGGCGTCCTCCTGGGCCTGCTCCTCGCGGTGGTCGGCTTCATCCTTTACGTGGTGTTCGCGCGCATGGGCCTCGAGGTCGTCATAGCGCTGTTTCGCATCGCGGAGAACACCCGGGTCATCGCCGACAACGCGCGCCGGTCGAACGGCAGCGGCGACTGA